The sequence GTGGGTTTGTCTGCTCACCAATACTCTGACTGGACGTGGAGCCGTAGCTTTACCTAATGATACTTTTTGATATTAACGTTTTTAGCCTGATCCCTGCGGAGCACTTGATACGTAAGGGTTTTATTCAAATTCGAAATGTATGTTCCAGTCGATTTGTCCGTCAGCTTCATGACATTACACCACAACATCTTTAAGTTTGGTTTTATTATCATCCGTCGTCCTTCATAAAGAAAGGGCTACGGCTAAACATGTCACGGTAtccttttttaatgttttattataaataataatggGATGTAAATGTGAGACTATGCAGGGTGGTTGGATGTGTCTTAATTTAAAAAGTACTTGTAAATAGTGACCTGTTAACCTGCTGCATCAAACATCccttatatacatatatttccgTCACTAAATGTAGGAAAATTCAACTTTGTTTCAGCCTTAAAACCGTATCGACGCCTTTTCCAGACCGGAATCCTGTCCATCTTTTTCTTTACCTCAACTTTACCTCAACTTACTCTGTGGGGAAACTGCAACGTGTCTTCCTTAAACGGCAGGTCTTTGCAGAATAACTTCAAGATTTAACTTTCTTCTTTTTAACATGTCTCAGTAGTTCGTTCATTTATTTGTTCTCTACTACGTTGAACTCAAGTCACACATTTATAAGGTGGTCAAAAGATGAGGATTTGAGTGTCTCACTGGTTGGTTACAACAAACCCGAAgaagattttagtttttttgcaGTCCCATAAACAGTTTTAGTATATTTGCTTAACCGTGCTAAGCCAAAACTGCTACATTCCTACTCTGTTTCCCTTCATGCGAGTGTTACTGTGTGCAGATATGTGTAGGAGGTATTTTTATTTCTGAATGAATGGAAGCTGGTGACTGAACCTGCAACAGTTTGGTCTTTCATATGATGGTATTTTATCATGTGGTTGTAAATAAAAGCCAAGTGCACATTTAACAATCTGAGTTCTTTCTTTATCTGATTGTGTTGCCTCTTGTATCAATGTGGTGATTTATTAAAGTCAATCTCCATATTCCACGTGCTTAACTCGACAGCAGTACCAAACGTCTTTACAGACTGGTGCAAAGGAGAGATTTTTATTATAATAAAGTTATTACTAGTTTAGTTCATTGTGagttacattatttatttttatcaaAACTAGAGAAAGGTAGAAATAAATGGTTTGTGCATTTATTTTCTAGTTTTTCCTAGTCTAGTAAAAGCTGAATCGGTTAACATGAAGCttgattaaaaaagaaaaaggtacATAAATGCCTGAATAATAAACTTATGAATAATCATAAATGATAATGAAAACCGTACATGGATATATCAGAATGAATGTGAGCTATACAAAATTACTTGGAaacaatcaaatcaagttttatttatatagcacatttataaacgatttttggtcgagccaaagtgctgtacatataataaaaatagcctacagtagagacactttacagcaaatacaacagcagattgttcagaatatcagtacgaGAAAAAATAACTTCATTTTGATGAATGAATAGTAGCTCtatagcagtgcttctcaaagtgtggtccgcggaccactggtggtccgtgagtgccccctagtggtccgtgagtatattggtaaaatttcacattggaaataaataaaagtttttcgcactctcgcgggaatatctccgcaatggagcgagcttaagtttcactttcaattgcatgaaatagcccagataaacaccttcatcacacatgttgccacttgtttgtaccattttcaggcgatttgtaaaaaacgatgtgtttttggatatttgtggagtttggTGGTCTGcgggtgtttttttattggttaagtggtccttggtatgaaaaagtttgagaaacactgctctataCTAAGGGGAGTACAGTAGGCCATAGAAGGCTGATCCTTTCCTAAAAATGTTTTGGATCACCATACACTGCATACTATTACAATTAAAatagtaaaaaccagaggtagGGAAAGTACTCAAGTCTTGTACTTAATGAATCCCATTAGTATTATTTTCTGAAAATATTtcagataaatacaactttatacAATAAATGCATAACTGGTAGGCCTTCTCATCTATCACTGTGCTTatcaacattaaaacatgtaCACAACTCAGTTAACACTTTGAAATGGTGATTGTATTTGATCCTTTTACAGCACTTCGTTCATATtactttataaaacggacaagtcaaatcaagcaatctgattggttcttagccgtgatatactgagcgtatatcaccccccccccccttcaagaaagtggatcacatcactcctgttctgaagtctttacactggcttcctgtgtgtcaaagaatagatttcaaaatactgctgctggtttataaagcactgaatggtttaggcccaaaatacatttctgatcttctgctaaattatgaaccatccagatctctcaggtcttcagggactggtcagctttctgtccccagagtcataactaaacatggagaagcagcgttcagttattatgctccaaatatctggaacaaactcccagaaacctgcaggtccgctacaactctgactactttcaaatccaggctgaagacttttctttttgtcgctgcttttcattgaaactgagctgttgtgttcatcagtaaagtggaacttctgtgtgaactattcatatcttaaactgcactgtaactttttattcatgtactttttattcatgtattttcttttaatgtttcttttattatcttttactgtttttaaatgcctttgtctgaatgtctttcatttttgtaaagcaccttgaattgccttgttttgaaaggtgctatatacataaacttgccttgccttgactaGATGTCAAGGACAAACGATATCTAATGAAAGAAAGATAACTTTGAAATTATTATGCTTTATTCTGATAATATGagtaacagggttgagtgggtcagagtgccacactcttaagactgaaaagattgtaaaaatatgaaaaataaaagagaggacttagttttggtctaCACATGGCACTAGCACATGGCTTGCTGATGTCACTTCCACTGTGTCATTTGACTTACagttttttcacttcctgtGCCAATCTAAAAAGGTTTGGGTAACAGGGTTGAACCCTTTAGTCTATGGGTTGAACCATGGGTTGCACGCATGTTGAGGGACACACCTTCTGTGCAAAATTactgttatttaaaatatgtttatgatttaacaaattgattttaccattacaagagacatcaatagaataataccaaaaaaagtaaataaaatccctattttaaatgttatatttgacatgcaagttggtcaccaagaagcggagagaaaaatgccattttaggggatgttcgagagctatttgatcatttaaataatattttgaaaccactttttctacaacgttatatacattttgtctcaagacaagtatgtttaacacaacaagtgcatgttttagctttttgagcatggattattagattttttatatgggggacatgaaatgtcctccaattctggaatgaccaaacagctcttatcatggctgccacttgggcagggttgccaactctcacgcatctggcgtgtgacacaagctttcactctcaatctcacgctctcacgctgcccaaactattctcacgccaaaaacaagaataccgaagactagaaacggttttgaaaacttttgtcaggtagtgatcgtcttctcaatagaacatctttgataatgtcttctggccaatcagaatcaagataacgccgtggtgttgttgcaggaagtccccacggagaatacttttactgtagtacatctctatacgtCGATACAACATTAGGTGTTGAatctgttgatagaaatcaacacgtaatgaaataagaccccacggtttgatgattgatagaggtgtgggctgtctttcattttgacacacagaacaatgggggctatccacccttatccacaatgtaaagtaattcacacagcctcatccctctctctcaggttcagctttcagaacaaagtaacaacaaactaaaatggcattcattttttttaaatatgtagtgtagtaatagatttatttatttttcttctcaagagagtaccagaatgtgtattttatgttagtatttaaaaaaaatctcctgggggagaatccccccagacccccctacaggggttgggctttcagcatgtcaactctttcacctgttgGTAAATTTCAGGATTGGCTCCAgatcgccctttttatttactacaagacaaatgtgcctttttatttcatacagttcaatttggattgagacagggaaataatctaaacctcacgtgtggcgtttcactgtcaaggggagcgtgtatgtaattacattgcaaatactgacttcaccccaccactgtatgggttagcccagagttagccctaccatagattacctaacaaaaatactctctggcaactgccgacccgtattgcgcaagcgcagatctaaggtccagtagaaatgataaaaaagtaaacgtctgctgcttattgttctactaggccaaaatagagtgtgttaaaacctgttaagcccgaaggttgttttttttcacgacactgtgtctcagggcatcttaatatttaaatacctattaatgtgttataccagattaacgagaagaatctcagctaactgacgataagaaccatttttacagaaacaaaacacaagtctcacaagaagcgttagcattagcccttagctcaaacgggcagatgctacttccagTGCTAACGAACAcaaacgatctttaaaacttaatattttctgcacaaactacatatcatctgaaagctgatactccacagattatttggttataagtatcatcactgtactgagctagcagccataacagagaagaaaaaaaacagcagttttcaaaaccataacaataattatgtcttaccgttgctgttttgtgatcaaagctcgtgttcaagggaataaaaacgctgtttaagattaatccaatgtctcttagtcactttagaattgttcctgataatctatcattacattcatggcagcagagtaggtttaaagtttcgcagtcccgagctaacgctgtctcacgtgctgtttacgcaaacctctctcgtaagtgtttagcgggacttactaactgtcactcgattctattggctctaacggttcagaaaaggtgtcaatcacccaaatcgaccaatgggttccaaagatatgatcctgcgtagtataaactaagcccgctccggctccattacgcattacgcagccagaagggagagcttcaccacagagcaggtgcaagagatgctagctgacgatagctatgatcataccagatgcctcttcgtcggatgatgaagatcttctccagccagacctggatccggacagtagtgactcggatgttgaacttccaccacgggaaaggtatgtaatctctctgtttttatatattatgtgGTTGGtgaaactgcgtcacagtgctagcttagccaagaagctacaggaatgattaggcaaaatgctaaatagtgttacttgtctttttggagttacattttctaaatgaatggccagtgaattaatatatatatgtgtttacttatttatttggtgtaatattattcatttattgtccaatattatcctttttatatattacttttgtgtttggtggaactgcatcacagtgttagcttagccaacaggaatgattagccaaaatgctaaatagtgttacttgtctttttggagttacattttataaatgaatggccagtgaataaatatacatgtgtttacttatttatttggtgtaatattattcatttatagtccaatattatcctataagtataagccagtgaattaatctaatctctgtttttccacatttgttagatgaggagtgaccccagcaggacaaagccacacacccagaagactttcagggagcagcttgctgcagaattgttggagtttgctgaaggccctgcacctccaccaccaccccctcctccaccacccacatgtattgtgcaggtccctccattaaagaggctgttgttaaattacaagctgtttttaacactattcagactcagctctctgaactaaagcttcttttaaatgttgagaaaaccaaggtaatgctcttttcaaaagctaaaaagactccagagcctgttttagatattgtaactacgcaaggaacaaaacttgaagttgttgcctgttacaaataccttggtatctggcttgatgattgtctctcttttaaacttcatgtcaataacctgctaacaaaactgagggttaggctaggtttctttttcagaaacaagtcctgtctCTCGcttgaagccaggaaaaggctagtcactgtgacctttttacctgtgctggactatggggatttgttgtatatgaatgcacctgccaattacctgagcaaattggatgctgcgtatcacagtgctctgagatttgtcacaaattgtaaagcgcttactcatcactgtacactgtataccaaggcaggtttaccatctctctctgtacggaggctcagtcactggtacacttttatctataaagctttgttgggtaaactcccgtattatatctgctcgctgataacacagagagttgcaagcagctattgtctgaggtcacatgatgtggtcttgttagatgtgccaagagcaaggactgtctcaggtaagacagcttttatgtgcgcagctccacttgcttggaacaatcttcagcaagaattgaaactgagcaatctcattcctctgcatgtttttaaagctagggtaaatgaaatgcttgccgatacaatgggcacttgtaaatgtctataactatgtatcctgtaaatataatgtataatgtcctttattgttttatgtttcatgtggaacctatatgctgcaggtctcccttgaaaaagagatctatgatctcaatgggaccaatctggttaaataaaggtttgaaatgaaatgaaatgagatgctggactcaaaagggtgaagacacctgtgtactgcaggaagtgccaggttcctctgtgcttcactgtcaaaaggaactgtttcagggagtggcacgacctaaatactggaacattcaggtaggtataaagttcaggtaggtataacattttgcgagtgtttatttaaaaaaaaatacttgtttttaaatacctagtgtgattttattgtatagtgtgttggtaaaatatttgttgtttttacaaacctacagtgtggttttattgtatagtacgttgggaaatgtttgtttttacatgcctatagtgtgttggtaaaatatttgaaataaatctgccccagttggagtcaaatgttacctatgtttccggttttttttattgtgcaagtacacctacacacaatgacctacagtgtagttttattgtatagtgcgttggtacagttacatacacacacagctacacttacacatacacacctacacgtacccacacagctacacttacacacacttacacacttttacacacttacacacacacacacacacaccacacacacacacacacacacacacacacacacacacacacacacacacacacacacacacacacacacacacacacacacacacacacacacacacacacacacacacacacacacacacacacacacacacactcacaaaaatatttttaacatttttttaagaaatgtttgttgttgttgtttttttgggtggaatgaatacctatagtgatgattcaatataatacaataatttttatagtctggtatctgaaaaaggtcaaatggcactgatggaaccaaatgtgcccaaatgtgcccaaagcttattccgcctggactttatttacataaacctctctaaaaaggtcaaatgtcacttgttttgcctcaatcttgatacagggtacttattatatgttgtactttggatttctaaagcttttaggctactaacccatcattcaaggttggtcttcactataagtaatgggttttctttaggcggagacaggaatttacatttctttgctatgttccatctgaatttactctgacacagaaacatctatattgattctgacacttctacatccaactcacagatgtaaccttgctttgacaacaacaattattcatataaaccttttagaagtgaagttatagtcatttgttctgggaatgtcattttcgagcctgaaacctgaaaaacaggctcggggtttaacaggttaattaatatgtttggcagtttggagtaagtctgtagatttgtttgtgtgtgtgtttcatgtataggcctctcacgataattaattttgttggatacattttccaggaaattattgcgataaacgatattattgtcggcaccgttgtatgaccatttagaccactgacataatgataatatataataataattcaagtacctCCTttaaactgctagtcacatcctcatgtaaatggaaatgtatcgagttaatttttatttatcgtactataagtcaattaattgcttatcgcgacaggcacacaataaaacagtggaaacatgtgtttgactttcattagtgaatgaaacgttgtgccctttatagtctgtgtccaattttgtgtatttgtatatattgtatatatatccaatatcctatatgctaaggtcccgctgctgacacgagcagtcatttagtaattaaacccatgatatcaaaatctcactccagccaagtacccaaagttggcaaccctgcactTGGGTACTTccgaaaatacagaaaaaaggtgGGCCAGAGGAGATATTTGCTGAATTTGACAAATGGCGTATTGGGTTAGAATTGCTAAGAATACACGCAAGAATAATTGTTCCTGGAGGATTATAAACATTTCAAACtaacagcacaggcagtatattTTCTACATTGTTCACAGTTGATAGTAAAGGAGTGAGTGGAACAGATGTGTTTGGATGTCATTAAGAAGAACATAAACACTGTCTCCTTCACAACAGACTGAAAACTACATTTCTGACTGGGCTGACAACACGACCTTGTTTGTTTCACATTATTAACTGCATGTAGAAACAGAGCCTGAACACACCTTGAAATCCCGCCTCTTCCTGGAGCGAGTCAAACATTACCAgcccctccttcttcttcctgcTCTCAAACAACATGTCTCTGAGAGGGAGAATGGCGCAGCAAGGAAGTCAGCGGGACAAGGACAAACTCTGCTGTTCCATCTGTCTGGATCTACTGAAGGGTCCGGTGACTATTCCCTGTGGACACAGCTACTGTTTGAGCTGTATTAAAAACTACTGGGATGAAGAgaatcagaaacatgtgtacagcTGTCCTCAGTGCAGACAGACCTTTGAACCGAGGCCTGTCCTGATGAAAAGCACCGTGTTGGCAGAGTTAGTGGAGGaagtgaagaacaagaagacagACGTCAAAGCGTCTCCAGCTGATCACTGCTATGCTGGACCTGGAGATGTGGGATGTGATGTCTGCACTGGGAGAAAACAGAAAGCTCTGAAGTCCTGTCTGCAGTGTCTGGTCTCTTACTGTGAGCAGCACCTCCAGCCTCACTATGAATCCCCTGCCTTTGGAAAACACAAGCTGGTCGACCCCTCCAACAAGATGCAGGAGATCATCTGCACTCGTCACAATGAGGTGATGAAGATTTTCTGCCGCACCGATCAGCAGTGTATCTgctttctctgctccatggatGAACATAAAGGCCACGACACAGTTTCAGCTGCAGCAGAAATCAGCAAGAAGCAGAAAGAGCTCGGGGTAAGTCGTCAAAACATCCAGCAGAGAATccagaagagagagaaagatgtgAAGCTGCTTCAGAAGGAGGTGGAGGCCATCAATCTCTCTGCTGATAAAGCAGTGATTGACAGCGAGAAGATCGTCACAGATGTGAAGCAGCAGATCAGATCTCGTCAGGAATCTGAAGTGGCTCACGTCAACAATCTTCAGGAGAAGCTGCAGGAGGAGATCGCTGAGCTCAGCAGGAAGGACACCGAGCTGGACCGACTTTCACACACAGAGGACCACACCCAGTTCCTGCAGAGTTACAGCAGGTTATCATGTCTGAGTGAAGCTACAGACTCCTCCAGCATCACGGCTCGTTCCCTGAAGTACACTGAGGACGTGACTGCAGCTGTGTCAGAGGTCAGAGATAAACTACAGGATATTGTTAGTGAGGAACGGGCCACGATGTCGATAACAGAGACTCCACAGACAGAGCCCAAGAACAGGACTGAATTCCTCAAATATGCGTGTGATATCAGACTGGATCAGAACACAAGGAACAAACATATCAGCTCTCAGTCTGACCTATATGCACAATGCAACTTTGGTACAGATGAATGGTGTGCTCACCCAGACAGTTTCTCTGACTGGGCTCAGGTTTTGTGTAGAGAGAGTCTGACTGGATGTTGTTACTGGGAGGTGGAGGTAGGAGGGAGTGTTTTTGTAGCAGTTGCATACAAGAGTATTAGCAGAACAGGAGTTGAAAGTGCATTTGGAAACAATGGCAAGTCTTGGGCTTTGGAGTGTTTAGGTGACGGTTATGAATTCAGACATAACAAAATCAGAACATCGATCTCAGGTCCTTGGCCCTCCAGAGTAGGAGTGTACCTGGATCACAGTGCAGGCGTTCTGTCCTTCTACAGCGTCGCTGAAACCACgactctcctccacagagtCCACACCACATTCACTGAGCCGCTCTGTCCTGGGTTTGGTCTGTATACTGATGGAGCCTCTGTTGAAATTAGGGATGcacaatattgtttttttgataccgataccgataccgataccgataccgataacgtcctgcttctcaagaccgataccgataaccgataataaaaaaaaaaaattacgccactaattattttaacgcgattaacgcatgtgtatttttttaccttggccgccccgtagtttcagagcgcatcgagtttaaaatgccatctacaagctgatgctgacagccccgctcctgctgcccgcttgtggcagaccacacttccacgctcaccggcaggcaccgactggccatctggaggaccgggagggtgtgtgtgtggcccgagcgagcgagagagagaccttacatgcattgttgttgttagcatctggtgctagctagctgcgctaacggatataaggagctgtttaaatgaaaacagaggagcgacattttgccacaactgcgccgagcacttgacttgatgcaggaagcagacagcgggacattgtaggaacagtcagcacactcagcacggatagtgcgcaacatgattgcagcgtccaggcagctccggttcgagcatatgccttgagttgcacatagctccaacgcgcgcgcgcagacacacacacacacacactttgtattgtattattgtcttcgtacgcttttaacacaccatcgtagcgatggcgatgtttcaggtgactgatcaggttcgaagtattagggagcgctggatttgtgaagaactcccctcttcctaaaccactaacaccacagtactggcaaaacgggaggagccgagtaaaaaacaagcgcccctcatcccaatccacccacaccgcagtatttttttctttttttttacccaaaaaatatattgtatattattggggctattaatactggtatcgggtttatcgggatgacgtcataattcctaatatcgggccgataattatcgtgcatccctagttgaAATCTGTAAAGATTTAAACACGGAAACCTCAAACCCGTAGAATGATGAAACACCACACGACAACTTTCCATTTTCTCAGATCTATTTTGGGTCTTTAGTTTGATGGAAGCTGGAAAACACCAGAAAAGATGAAGGGAAGGATGCAGCATCAGAACCATGTGTGTTCATCTGTGCAGCCATGGTGAGTCTCACTGGAAGGGAGTTTTCCTTTTCcttcttttattttacatttatttgtattattctcTAAGGTCAATTGTTAGACCAAACAATTGCAAAAAAGGAAATATTGAACATATTTTGAACACATATTTTAAAGAGTAAATAAATGTCTGAAATACCAAATAATAACCCTGATAGTTTGGTGAGGGATGATGAAAACATATGATTTGGGATATTTCTTGTTCTTCATGTACTAAGGTTATATTATGAAAGTGTTTTGTTATTGTGTAAATAACTGTGTTGTCAGAGGTGGTGTGAGACCTGATATGTGAATAGAAGATCAGCAGTGTGGGATATCTTTGGTAATAAATAACTGACCTGAATAAATCCAGTTTCCTAATAGATTGATTATTGAAACTGTAACGTGTTATTTTGATTTGTAAAGTCCTTCTgttgaatgttcattttattgttGCTGTAATATTGTCATCTCTTTCTGTTCTTCTGCTCGTGCCTAATGCAGACCTAAATCCTCTTTGTATCgcaacatttaaatcaaacatGAAATCAATAATAAAAGGTTTTCTGAATCAATCAATATTGTGGGGTATTTTTTTAAACTGATATCATTTCCCAAGTTCCCTAAAACAAAAACTATTTCCTATTTTATAAACTATTTAAGATTATTAGCCCCCACATCCCTGATTCACGCTGTACTTTtgtatcataataataatacaaataaacatgTCGAGCcagcctctctgaagaaccagcaccttaccgtggtagagaggtttgtgtgccctgatgaacctgggggctgtgttgtctggaaccttgtgttcctggtagggtctcccatggcaaattggtctcaggcaaggggccagactaagattggttcaaaagacctcatgaaagaaacaacaagaagtgaggatacccggcccggaggaagcccggggtccccttctggagccaggcccagaaggaggactcgtcggcgagcgtctggtggccgggcttgccacggagcccggccgggcccagcccgaaaaggcaacgtgggcaacacctccgcttctccgtcccgcgggcccaccacctacgggaaacatcgatggggtcgggtgcgctgccagaagggtggcagtgaaagcggagggtctcgacggaccagacccgggcggcagaagctggctttggggacgtggaacgtcacctctctgggggggaaagagccggagcttgtgcgggaggtggagcggtaccagttggatctggttgggctcacctctacgcacagcgtcggctctggaaccttacttctggataggggttggactctattcttctccggagttgctcaaggtgtgaggcgccgggcgggtgtggggatactcacaagtccccggttaggtgcttcgttgttggagtttaccccagtggacgagagggtcgcctccctacgcctgcgggttatgggggggaaaactctgactgttgtgtgtgcttatgcacccaacagc comes from Pseudochaenichthys georgianus chromosome 12, fPseGeo1.2, whole genome shotgun sequence and encodes:
- the LOC117456508 gene encoding E3 ubiquitin/ISG15 ligase TRIM25-like — translated: MAQQGSQRDKDKLCCSICLDLLKGPVTIPCGHSYCLSCIKNYWDEENQKHVYSCPQCRQTFEPRPVLMKSTVLAELVEEVKNKKTDVKASPADHCYAGPGDVGCDVCTGRKQKALKSCLQCLVSYCEQHLQPHYESPAFGKHKLVDPSNKMQEIICTRHNEVMKIFCRTDQQCICFLCSMDEHKGHDTVSAAAEISKKQKELGVSRQNIQQRIQKREKDVKLLQKEVEAINLSADKAVIDSEKIVTDVKQQIRSRQESEVAHVNNLQEKLQEEIAELSRKDTELDRLSHTEDHTQFLQSYSRLSCLSEATDSSSITARSLKYTEDVTAAVSEVRDKLQDIVSEERATMSITETPQTEPKNRTEFLKYACDIRLDQNTRNKHISSQSDLYAQCNFGTDEWCAHPDSFSDWAQVLCRESLTGCCYWEVEVGGSVFVAVAYKSISRTGVESAFGNNGKSWALECLGDGYEFRHNKIRTSISGPWPSRVGVYLDHSAGVLSFYSVAETTTLLHRVHTTFTEPLCPGFGLYTDGASVEIRDAQYCFFDTDTDTDTDTDNVLLLKTDTDNR